The Peribacillus simplex genome contains the following window.
TGGCAAGTCAATTAATGAAATTTCCATTAAGGATGCCCTGATCATCGGTACTTTCCAAGCTGCTGCCATCATGCCTGCTCTTTCGCGTTCCGGCCTAACGATAGCCGCAGGGCTCTTTTGCAGGCTTGATAGGGCCACGGCAGCTTATTTTTCCTTCTTGCTTTCAATTCCAGCCATTACGGGGGGCATTATATTTCAGATGAAACCAATAATTACAGGAGAAGTTCAACGGCTTCCAGTCACTGCGCTTTTCGTTGGTACCCTAGCCGCAGCAATCTTTGGTTATATTGCTGTAGTATGGATGATCGATTTCTTAAAAAAGCGTTCACTGAAAATATTCTCCATTTATGTATGGGCCCTCGGGGCAATCATTTTATTCATGCAATTCACAGGGAAGTTTTAAAGGAAGCATCAAGTTACCCTTGAAAAATCGGGCGAAGAAATCAGTTTTTCATGAAAAAAAGCAAGCGTTTGCCTTCAAATTTCACCCTTCATAAAAAAGTTGAAATTTGACGAAAAAAAAAGGCAAAAAACCTATTCCCAAACCGATTTTTTTTTAGTATTATACCTTCGTAAGGGTCTTTTGATTTGTATAATTTCTGACAATAAAAATAGGGAAGGCAAATGGTGCGCCACCGGTTTCCGGTTCTAGTGGGTTCGATTCCCACCCCG
Protein-coding sequences here:
- a CDS encoding undecaprenyl-diphosphate phosphatase, which produces MNDFQAFILGIIQGLTEFLPISSTGHLYLGRHIFHLDEAGIFLDTMLHIGTLLALLVVYKNDIISVLKNPFSKMTLLLIAGTIPAVIAGILLGDWFDGLSKTGVTIGWEFLVTGLILWVADGVKKGGKSINEISIKDALIIGTFQAAAIMPALSRSGLTIAAGLFCRLDRATAAYFSFLLSIPAITGGIIFQMKPIITGEVQRLPVTALFVGTLAAAIFGYIAVVWMIDFLKKRSLKIFSIYVWALGAIILFMQFTGKF